gattttccttttttccttttttttttaatgttgcCTACCCAAACTCTCCTTAACTTAAAACAATATTCACAAATAATCTGTATATCTCACGTCCACAGTTATTAATTAATACTTCTATGTTCCTTTGGGTGAGCTCGCTAGCTATCAAGTTCACACTGAAACATATTGGGCGATGCAAAAGAACCCAAGTCACCAAAAATAACGTCATGCTCCTCAATAAAGCTACTAGACTCTTGGCAATCAAAGTAAGTCTGAATATCATCGGGGAAGCTCCGCCGTGGCCTATCCGGCTCCGGTGGCGTCTCCGGACAGTTAGCTGCCGATGTTCTTTCAAGCATTTCCTTGAACTTGGAAGATTGCAACAAAAGCCCTAATGCAGATGAAGCCGTGGCGCCGACAGCTGGACATGGCAGCGCTACGGCTGTTGCATCTGAGTTcgaggtttgttgttgttgttgttgctgttggaGGAAACTAAATTCCATCTCCTCCTTGGTGTTAGGCATGGAATGAATGTCGTCAGcgttagggttagggtttggttcAGTATTGTCACTAGGGTTGTTAATGGTAGTAATATTATTAGTTTGGTTGGAGGGACGCAGCCATTTGATATAACGGCTAAGGTCAAAGTTTGTAACTGCGTTTAACCCACGATATTCTATAGCTGCCATATCATAGGCTGTTGCTGCTTCCTCCTGAGTAGCTGCATGTGATCGTTGCGGAATCAGAAATTTTAATaaggaaattcaaaaaaatatgcaaaaacatCATACTTGATATTCGAACCTATATCCTAAAGTAATTTTCGAATCACATTTATAACTATAGTAGAAGTTTATACATATGtacattaaaaaatatttttacccaaATTGGCAGGCAAAAGGGATTTTGTTAAACCCCATATCAATAGGTAGCTCTGTGCTTGCATGCGATTTTACCTTCCCAACAATTAAAAAAGCGCGAGGGAGGAGAAAAAGAAAGACGTGATGTTGAGGGGTATTTTTGGGAATGATCCGATTATAATATACGTATTTAATTCTAGAAACTTATTTGCATTAGAAATTGGGTGAGATGTTGAAAAATGAAGACATGGGGCATGTGTTATGAAATCTTAAATAGTCGCAGACCTAGCAGTTGAAAGTTGGTGATCTATATACCCAACAACCAACTATATTCAATTCTTTTTCCTTGCCTAATCTAACTTCTTAGCtgtttttcctcacttatttgaCTTATTTTTTGCTTCCATGCCAATGATTTTTACGGCTACAGTAACTAAAAGAGGCCCTCAATTTGTAACTAAACATAATTGTTATTCATTTGGCAATATTAATACTGACAAAGAAGTACATGGTAACGACTACATATAGTGACATGTGGCAATCATCATGCTTATTTCTTAAGTGCAATTAATAATAGGGGCAAATGCTTTTGAAAACGATGTCTTTGTAAGGTTGTTTAGGTAAGCGACCAAAATATAGTATTAATTTTGGAGCACTACCCTCAACTTGCCAAACTTATTTAAACTGTCTGTCTTTCCTATCTGACACTTTTCATTTAAGCCGGAAACATCAATTTAGGAGGAAGGactaaatttttgtttttattttttgctttttgggtTTTCTACCAAAATGATGAGGGGGTTGGGTTAAAATGGTAAGAGACAACACAGTAAATATATAGAAAACACAAAATAGTAAATATATAGAATACAACTTTAATTAATAGGAAATACATACTAGTAAGAATCTCCTACGTACCATATGTTCCGAGGTAGAGATATTTGTTGCCAAACACCCTTCCAATGCGAGCCTCCCATCTTCCATTATGGTGGTGTCTAAAATCAAAGGTAAATTATACTTTGAAGAAGATCACCATTAAACACGTAATAGATTTCAGTATAAATATCCCAAGAATGTGATCTCATGGTCAATGAATTGAAGACTAAGGTTTAATTATATCCTAGCAAAGACAACAATATGTGATTTCTTCCTATCTGCCTAAATATTAATGGGCATAATTACTTGGTACTTGTGATGGTAAGAGACACCAAGTACCCTGTATAATAGTAAATGTGCGAGCAAGTTAATTCGTACACCAACATTATCAATATGTGTATATAATAGAATTCAACTCTTCTTGTGATGAACTACATGCGAGTTGATGAACTTGGAGTGTTACAAGTACATGGATGGAAGAAACGTGAAGCATTTAAGAAGAGACCAAAGTTGTTCAACGTAACAATAGGACATATTTAGATGCCACATTAGCATGAAGGATGGGAAGGGGAGAAGACTCCATAACAGTGCATGGTAGAAACTAGAGAGGCAACATGGGCATCCTAGTACAACTTTTGACATTTTTAAGCTTCATTTATTATGTTTTACCCCCCACCCACCCCCAACTCAAAAATTATTCCCTTTATTCCTCCCAACAGTTCGAATCTATATCCTTGGACTTGCCAAGAAtatcttctttttccttcttccctctttttttttgggTGGGGAGGGGAGGAAGGAGGGGGTGACCAGCTTGTAGCTTTAATAAAATGCAGCATTTTTAGATCACGAACATTTTTGCGGCAAGTATTAAGGTCAAACATTTATCGAGGATACTCTAAGCTGAGGCATAAGTACTAGTAGTAATTTAATGGTTCGTAGCTGTGGAAAATAATGGTACGATACTTAATTGACATAAGGAGCTACACGTTCTCCATCAAATGATTTTGTACTGAGCATTCAGTGTATATATcaagaaatttaatttgtacttgTGCTATGAAAATGAACATTTAGTTTTTCTCTAAGATGTGGATTAATTACCTTGCTACGCCTCTATATTTTGATACTCCCCTGGAAAAACCACTGCTTTTTCTGCGAATATATATCATGAAtacaaaattttcttttattagcTAAgggaaaattgaagaagaagttaatgattctcttctttttcccggaAAGCAGCATGTACCTTCTCAAAGAACCAATATATTCTTCTTTTGATTGAGCTTCCATTTCCTTTAGCTCTTTTTCGTATGTCGACacctatattatttttaaaataaaagattaTGATTAGACAGGTTTTAAAATCTACATTAGCAAGGAAATCAATAAGAAAAACACAAGATAGAAGTCCAGATTAATTACGGGGAAATTAAGTATTGTATCTTGACCCCAATACTTCAACGCCGCCAAATCATATGCATGTGCAGCTGCTGCTTCATCATCGTAAGCCCCtgagaaaaattaaaattcagaaaaaaaatcCATTGAATTCAAAATATCAGTTGTAAGTTACTGTAAAGGTGACATTTGCGATGTATGTACTATGTTATTAAATTGGTGGGCCTTGCGTCGGCAAAGGCTTAATGTGAAAATGATTTATTCATGATAATATTGAAAAAAATTACAATGATAACGATAGAAACTTACCCAAATAAACTGCATTTTAATCGGATTTTGTGATAAGCACGATTTGCACCAGGCAACCAAAGTATAGACGCCAAAACAAAAAGGAAACTTTCCATCAATAAAATGTAGTTCAACAACATCATATCTAATAACTGATCTCTAAATAGGTCactaaccaaaaaaaataaaaattaaaaaaaaaaaaggtaagaaggaaaaaaaatgttGAACCTTGTCTTCCTTTTTTGTTCTGAGTTTCGTTCCAGCAATTTTTATCCCATAAATGAGCTTCATATCGGCCCGTCCAGCGGTGCCTATCAATGATCAGCACATTAGTGtgaaataaatgaaattaaataacgccattaaaagaaaaaaaaataattttagagaAAATATATAATACCGAGTGACTCCTCTGTAAATGGAGCTACGTTGTGGAGGAGAATCTCTGGGAACACTCTTTCGTGTTCGTTTCGCTTTGCCAATGGCATTGCCATCACTTTTATTACTAGACGAAGAagtagtagcagcagtagtagtagtaccATTCTTCTGATTCGACTTTGAGGTTTTCGCCATGAAAAAAATTGTATAGAAAAAACAGAGCTTGTTTAAATTAGGAATGAGTCCTCCAATAAGAAAGGGGAATGGGATgggtatttatatatatatgaataatgATACAAAAAGTGGAGTAATATAATAAGGGAAGATTTAATTTGAAGAGAATGATCGAGGAAAAAATAAGGTGGCAAAATAGAGGAGGAAAGCCGGCGGATGAAATGGTGGTTTTATGGATTGCCGTCTCGTCTCTTATAAGGCAGGCGAGGCTCTGTTTTGTGTGTTAGCTATTTTGTGCTTCTTCTAATTTGTTTTCACTACTGTTCCTTTgccctttctttttctctctgtTTTATTTGTGTGTATATTCTTCAGATTGATTTGGCCTTTCCGCTTTTTCTGCCTCGATTTATATATCCTTTTACTCAATCAGACTTTCCTATTCCTATTCCTatttaattctttcttttcttcctttttcctaTTTTACTTTTTTCGTACCCCTCCCTAGTTTTAGGTTAACATTAGATGCAGCAATTTAGTTAAATAAAAAATCCTCCCTCCTATATTTTCCTTATTACTAATATATATTCATGGTCGATAAA
This DNA window, taken from Nicotiana tabacum cultivar K326 chromosome 4, ASM71507v2, whole genome shotgun sequence, encodes the following:
- the LOC107781518 gene encoding AP2-like ethylene-responsive transcription factor At1g16060, which gives rise to MAKTSKSNQKNGTTTTAATTSSSSNKSDGNAIGKAKRTRKSVPRDSPPQRSSIYRGVTRHRWTGRYEAHLWDKNCWNETQNKKGRQGAYDDEAAAAHAYDLAALKYWGQDTILNFPVSTYEKELKEMEAQSKEEYIGSLRRKSSGFSRGVSKYRGVARHHHNGRWEARIGRVFGNKYLYLGTYATQEEAATAYDMAAIEYRGLNAVTNFDLSRYIKWLRPSNQTNNITTINNPSDNTEPNPNPNADDIHSMPNTKEEMEFSFLQQQQQQQQTSNSDATAVALPCPAVGATASSALGLLLQSSKFKEMLERTSAANCPETPPEPDRPRRSFPDDIQTYFDCQESSSFIEEHDVIFGDLGSFASPNMFQCELDS